A part of candidate division WOR-3 bacterium genomic DNA contains:
- a CDS encoding acyl-CoA dehydrogenase family protein has protein sequence MDYNLTEEQQMIKEVARAIAEEKIKPLREKMDRESKLAPEIKEELGRSDLLRVFIPEEYEGLGMGMFGMCLAIEEISIVDGGVATAYAANGLGAIPIILFGSEDQKKKYLPLIGRGEKWAAFALTEPEAGSDAGNVKLKAKDDGNYYILNGNKIFISNAGEADIYCVIVSTDPERGIRGLSAIIVEKGYEGFSFGKEEDKLGIRAAATRELVFTNCKVPKENLIGREGAGFMVAMKTFDNSRVGVAAQAVGIAEGALREAVSYANTRKQFGKKIGEFQAIQIKLAEMATKVEAARALTYQVARYIDGGGKRISKESSMAKLFASDVAMEVTIEAIQVFGGYGYMKDYPVEKMMRDAKITQIYEGTNEIQKLVIASELLKEEIKKK, from the coding sequence ATGGATTATAATCTTACCGAAGAACAACAAATGATAAAGGAAGTCGCAAGAGCCATCGCAGAAGAGAAAATAAAGCCCTTAAGAGAGAAGATGGATAGAGAAAGTAAACTCGCTCCAGAAATTAAGGAAGAATTAGGTAGATCTGATCTTTTAAGAGTTTTTATCCCTGAGGAATATGAAGGCCTAGGGATGGGAATGTTTGGGATGTGTCTTGCTATAGAAGAAATTTCTATTGTGGATGGAGGAGTAGCAACAGCTTATGCCGCGAACGGCCTTGGAGCAATACCAATAATCCTTTTCGGAAGCGAAGACCAGAAAAAGAAATATCTACCATTAATAGGAAGAGGAGAAAAATGGGCTGCCTTTGCCTTAACTGAGCCAGAGGCTGGTTCTGATGCAGGGAATGTAAAACTTAAAGCAAAAGATGACGGGAATTATTATATTTTGAATGGGAATAAAATATTTATTTCTAACGCAGGAGAAGCTGATATATATTGTGTTATTGTCTCTACAGATCCAGAGAGAGGTATAAGAGGACTATCTGCAATAATTGTAGAGAAAGGTTACGAAGGATTTTCTTTCGGTAAAGAAGAGGACAAACTAGGGATAAGAGCGGCTGCCACAAGGGAGCTTGTCTTTACAAATTGTAAAGTCCCCAAAGAAAATTTAATAGGAAGAGAAGGTGCTGGTTTTATGGTAGCTATGAAAACATTTGATAATTCTCGAGTGGGTGTAGCAGCTCAGGCGGTTGGGATAGCAGAAGGTGCCTTAAGAGAAGCTGTTTCTTATGCAAATACAAGAAAACAATTTGGGAAAAAGATTGGTGAATTTCAGGCTATTCAGATTAAACTTGCGGAAATGGCAACAAAAGTAGAAGCAGCAAGAGCTTTGACTTACCAGGTTGCAAGGTATATAGATGGAGGAGGAAAGAGAATTTCTAAAGAATCTTCAATGGCAAAGCTATTTGCTTCTGATGTAGCAATGGAAGTGACGATTGAAGCAATACAAGTCTTTGGGGGTTATGGGTATATGAAAGACTATCCTGTAGAGAAAATGATGAGAGATGCAAAAATTACTCAAATTTACGAAGGAACTAACGAAATACAAAAACTTGTTATAGCGAGCGAACTTTTAAAAGAAGAGATAAAGAAAAAATAA
- a CDS encoding type IV pilus twitching motility protein PilT: protein MAAKIEKYLNEVVKLGGSDLHLKVDEPPVVRIQGELKRLENYKPFSLEEIKELIFEIMTEEQIERFKKEWELDISYELPGISRFRMNVFLQRGKIGVAVRVIPLKVKTIDEWKMPEILKEIALSTHGFVLVTGPTGAGKSTTLAAMIEEINLTQKKHIVTIEDPIEYVFEDKKSVIEQRAIGVDTNSFEEALKRVMRQTPDVIMVGEMRDRETIERALNAAEMGALVFATLHTPDAPQTVDRIVDVFEPEHQHQIRVQFASTIRAVISQTLLRRKDGKGMIAAFEILIGTKGVANAIREGKVEQIYNIIKAGGQFGMKLLDDYLKDLYLRGLVDYEEALSKASNPNLFEASLARG, encoded by the coding sequence ATGGCTGCAAAAATTGAAAAATATTTAAATGAGGTTGTAAAGCTTGGAGGTTCAGATCTTCACCTTAAAGTAGACGAACCTCCTGTTGTAAGAATTCAAGGAGAGTTAAAAAGATTAGAAAATTACAAACCTTTTTCCTTAGAAGAAATTAAAGAACTAATTTTTGAAATAATGACCGAAGAACAAATAGAGAGGTTCAAAAAAGAATGGGAGCTTGATATTTCTTATGAACTTCCAGGAATTTCTAGATTTAGAATGAACGTTTTTCTCCAAAGAGGGAAAATAGGTGTAGCAGTTAGGGTTATCCCCTTAAAAGTCAAGACAATAGATGAATGGAAAATGCCAGAGATTCTCAAAGAGATTGCTCTTTCTACCCATGGCTTTGTTCTTGTAACAGGACCAACAGGTGCAGGGAAATCCACCACCCTTGCAGCTATGATTGAAGAGATAAACCTCACACAGAAAAAGCACATTGTAACAATAGAGGATCCAATTGAATACGTTTTTGAAGACAAGAAAAGCGTAATTGAGCAAAGAGCAATAGGAGTAGATACGAACTCTTTTGAAGAAGCTTTAAAAAGAGTTATGCGTCAGACCCCAGACGTGATAATGGTAGGGGAGATGAGAGATAGAGAAACAATAGAAAGAGCTCTTAATGCGGCAGAGATGGGAGCTCTTGTTTTTGCAACACTTCACACCCCAGATGCCCCACAAACTGTGGATAGAATAGTAGATGTTTTTGAGCCAGAACATCAACATCAAATTAGAGTTCAATTTGCTTCAACAATTAGAGCTGTAATCTCTCAAACATTACTAAGAAGAAAAGATGGCAAAGGGATGATTGCAGCTTTCGAAATACTTATAGGCACAAAAGGAGTGGCGAATGCAATTAGGGAAGGTAAGGTGGAGCAAATTTATAACATAATAAAAGCAGGTGGACAATTTGGAATGAAGTTACTTGATGATTATCTAAAGGATCTATATCTTAGAGGTCTTGTGGATTACGAAGAAGCTCTTTCAAAAGCCTCTAATCCAAATTTATTTGAAGCTTCTTTGGCGAGGGGTTAA
- a CDS encoding HU family DNA-binding protein, which translates to MTKTRADIVLNISKGTGIPVKEVRTVIEAFLEEIKEVYYTNSRIEFRGFGVFENKFRKSRIGRNPKTNVEVKIPGRWLPSFKPSKVLKREVENKDFSKNLHP; encoded by the coding sequence ATGACAAAAACGAGAGCAGATATTGTCCTTAATATTTCAAAAGGGACTGGAATTCCAGTAAAAGAAGTAAGAACAGTAATAGAAGCTTTCCTCGAAGAAATTAAAGAAGTTTATTATACTAATAGCAGAATTGAATTCAGAGGATTCGGTGTTTTTGAAAACAAATTTCGTAAAAGTAGAATAGGGAGAAATCCAAAAACGAATGTAGAAGTGAAAATCCCTGGGAGGTGGTTACCTTCCTTTAAGCCTTCTAAAGTGTTAAAAAGAGAGGTAGAAAATAAAGATTTTTCCAAAAATTTACACCCGTAG